A window of Choloepus didactylus isolate mChoDid1 chromosome 23, mChoDid1.pri, whole genome shotgun sequence contains these coding sequences:
- the INPP5J gene encoding phosphatidylinositol 4,5-bisphosphate 5-phosphatase A isoform X2, translated as MSPSSEGPRLALASPRPILAPLSSPGRQKTASALRTSSLAPTSVGQLVMSASAGPKPPPATSGSILAPTSLEQLVMSASAGPRSPPATLGPSLVPASKDQKKQVPPASVGPKPALASSGLSLALASEEQLPPPPSRPSPVPSPASSPSQEQAPTPASLSSALASVGWTPARQRDAPVPTPLPASEGHLQPPAEASAPKGSPSSTQAPPDPRLSPSFRARPEAPRSSPEDPVLSRPPQSLPLDVGQSPPEPGTHSPGLLSPTFRPGAPSAQTVPSLPKPPRSPSRSPSRSPSRSPCAPLSPEMALPRPGSQSVGPGGRLSPSLQPRKVPVPVTTSPSTSTSPSSSWSAQPTCKSDPGFRITVVTWNVGTAMPPDDVTSLLHLGGGDDSDGADMIAIGLQEVNSMINKRLKDALFTDQWSELFMDALGRFNFVLVSTVRMQGVILLLFAKYFHLPFLRDVQTDCTRTGLGGYWGNKGGVSVRLAAFGHMLCFLNCHLPAHMDKAEQRKDNFQTILSLQQFQGPGAQGILDHDVVFWFGDLNFRIESYDLHFVKFAIDSDQLHQLWEKDQLNMAKNTWPILKGFQEGPLNFPPTFKFDVGTNKYDTSAKKRKPAWTDRILWKVKAPGGGPSPSGRASHRLQVTQHSYRSHMEYTVSDHKPVAAQFLLQFAFRDDAPLVRLEVADEWVRPEQAVVRYRMETVFPRSSWDWIGLYRVGFRHCKDYVAYVWAKHEDVDGSIYQVTFSEESLPKGHGDFILGYYSHNHSILIGVTEPFQILLPTSELTSSTTDSSGASSEDEDDSTLELLAPKSRSPSPGKSKRHRSRSPGLARFSSLALRPSSRERRGASRSPSPQSRRLPRMVPKRSSEGSSQGSSEEGPPTLPGSWAFPPAVPRSLGLLPALRLETVDPGGGAWGPDHEIPAPDSLSPSPQGQQGLEEGGLGP; from the exons ATGTCACCTTCCTCAGAGGGGCCGAGGCTGGCTCTGGCGTCTCCCCGGCCCATCCTGGCTCCACTGTCCTCTCCTGGGAGGCAGAAAACAGCTTCAGCCCTTCGCACCTCCAGCCTGGCTCCTACATCTGTGGGCCAGTTGGTGATGTCGGCCTCAGCTGGGCCAAAGCCTCCCCCAGCGACCTCAGGCTCCATCCTGGCTCCAACATCTCTGGAGCAGCTCGTGATGTCTGCCTCGGCCGGGCCGAGGTCTCCCCCAGCCACCCTGGGGCCCAGTCTGGTTCCGGCTTCCAAGGATCAGAAGAAGCAGGTGCCACCTGCCTCCGTGGGACCCAAGCCAGCACTGGCATCCTCAGgcctgagcctggccctggcttcTGAAGAGCAGCTCCCACCGCCCCCATCCCGCCCCTCCCCAGTGCCCAGTCCGGCATCGTCACCCTCTCAGGAACAAGCCCCCACTCCAGCATCCTTGTCATCAGCCCTGGCCTCTGTGGGATGGACACCTGCCAGACAGAGGGATGCCCCTGTCCCTACACCTCTCCCTGCTTCTGAGGGGCATCTCCAGCCTCCAGCTGAGGCATCTGCTCCTAAGGGCTCTCCGTCCTCAACCCAAGCCCCCCCGGACCCCCGGCTCTCCCCCTCCTTCCGAGCCCGACCTGAGGCTCCCCGTAGCAGCCCTGAGGATCCCGTCCTGTCCCGGCCACCCCAGTCCCTGCCCCTGGATGTGGGCCAAAGCCCTCCAGAGCCTGGCACCCATTCCCCCGGACTGTTGTCTCCCACCTTCAGGCCAGGGGCTCCCTCGGCCCAGACGGTGCCATCTCTGCCCAAGCCGCCCCGGTCTCCCAGCCGCTCCCCGAGCCGCTCCCCTAGCCGTTCCCCCTGTGCCCCCCTATCCCCTGAGATGGCCCTCCCCAGGCCTGGCAGCCAGAGCGTGGGTCCTGGTGGGCGCCTGAGCCCCAGCCTTCAGCCCCGAAAAGTCCCAGTTCCAGTCACCACCTCCCCTTCTACGTCCACTTCGCCATCCTCTTCTTGGTCGGCTCAGCCTACCTGCAAGAGCGACCCCGGATTCCG GATCACTGTGGTCACCTGGAACGTGGGCACCGCCATGCCCCCTGACGATGTCACGTCTCTCCTCCACCTGGGCGGCGGAGATGACAGCGACGGCGCCGACATGATCGCCATAGG GCTGCAGGAAGTAAACTCCATGATCAACAAGCGGCTCAAGGACGCGCTCTTCACCGACCAGTGGAGCGAGCTCTTCATGGACGCACTGGGGCGCTTCAACTTCGTGCTG GTGAGCACTGTAAGGATGCAGGGCGTCATCCTACTGCTGTTTGCCAAGTACTTCCATCTGCCCTTCCTGCGGGACGTGCAGACCGACTGCACTCGCACCGGGCTAGGCGGCTACTGG GGCAACAAGGGCGGAGTGAGCGTGCGCCTGGCAGCCTTTGGGCACATGCTCTGCTTCCTGAACTGCCACCTGCCGGCGCACATGGACAAGGCAGAGCAACGCAAGGACAACTTCCAGACCATCCTCAGCCTCCAGCAGTTCCAGGGGCCCGGCGCGCAGGGCATCCTGGACCACGA CGTCGTCTTCTGGTTCGGGGACCTGAACTTCCGCATCGAGAGCTATGACCTGCATTTTGTCAAGTTCGCCATCGACAGCGACCAGCTTCACCAGCTCTGGGAGAAGGACCAG CTCAATATGGCTAAGAACACCTGGCCCATCCTAAAGGGATTCCAGGAGGGGCCCCTCAACTTTCCTCCCACCTTCAAGTTTGATGTGGGTACCAACAAATATGATACCAG CGCCAAGAAGCGGAAGCCAGCCTGGACAGACCGTATCCTGTGGAAGGTCAAGGCTCCAGGTGGGGGTCCCAGCCCCTCAGGACGTGCAAGCCACAGGCTCCAGGTGACCCAGCACAGTTACCGCAGTCATATGGAGTACACAGTCAGTGACCACAAGCCCGTGGCTGCCCAGTTCCTCCTGCAG TTTGCCTTCAGGGACGATGCCCCCCTGGTGCGGCTGGAGGTGGCCGACGAGTGGGTGCGGCCGGAGCAGGCTGTGGTGAGGTACCGCATGGAAACGGTGTTCCCCCGCAGCTCCTGGGACTGGATCGGCTTGTACCGG GTGGGTTTCCGCCACTGCAAGGACTATGTGGCTTATGTCTGGGCCAAACACGAGGATGTGGATGGGAGCATCTACCAG GTGACATTCAGCGAGGAGTCGCTGCCCAAGGGCCATGGAGATTTCATCCTGGGCTATTACAGCCACAATCACAGCATCCTCATCGGGGTCACTGAGCCCTTCCAG ATCTTGCTGCCTACCTCAGAGCTGACCAGCAGCACCACAGACAGCTCAGGCGCCAGCTCGGAGGACGAGGACGACAGCACCCTGGAACTGCTCGCCCCCAAGTCCCGCAGCCCCAGTCCTGGCAAGTCCAAGCGGCACCGTAGCCGCAGCCCGGGCCTGGCCCGTTTCTCCAGCCTCGCCCTGCGGCCCTCGTCCCGCGAACGCCGAGGTGCCAGCCGCAGCCCCTCACCCCAGAGCCGCCGCCTGCCTCGGATGGTCCCCAAAAGGAGCAGCGAAGGCAGCAGCCAGGGCAGTAGTGAGGAGGGGCCCCCCACGCTGCCTGGCTCCTGGGCCTTCCCGCCGGCAGTGCCTCGTAGCCTGGGCCTGCTCCCTGCCTTGCGCCTGGAGACCGTAGACCCAGGTGGTGGTGCCTGGGGCCCTGATCATGAGATCCCGGCTCCCGACAGCCTCTCTCCCAGTCCCCAGGGCCAGCAGGGGCTGGAAGAGGGGGGCCTGGGGCCCTGA
- the INPP5J gene encoding phosphatidylinositol 4,5-bisphosphate 5-phosphatase A isoform X1 — translation MEGQSGSGSRRPGTRDGLGPLPMPHRISQTGAPSKVDSSFQLPVKENAAPLPSEPRLALAPVGSRAAMSPSSEGPRLALASPRPILAPLSSPGRQKTASALRTSSLAPTSVGQLVMSASAGPKPPPATSGSILAPTSLEQLVMSASAGPRSPPATLGPSLVPASKDQKKQVPPASVGPKPALASSGLSLALASEEQLPPPPSRPSPVPSPASSPSQEQAPTPASLSSALASVGWTPARQRDAPVPTPLPASEGHLQPPAEASAPKGSPSSTQAPPDPRLSPSFRARPEAPRSSPEDPVLSRPPQSLPLDVGQSPPEPGTHSPGLLSPTFRPGAPSAQTVPSLPKPPRSPSRSPSRSPSRSPCAPLSPEMALPRPGSQSVGPGGRLSPSLQPRKVPVPVTTSPSTSTSPSSSWSAQPTCKSDPGFRITVVTWNVGTAMPPDDVTSLLHLGGGDDSDGADMIAIGLQEVNSMINKRLKDALFTDQWSELFMDALGRFNFVLVSTVRMQGVILLLFAKYFHLPFLRDVQTDCTRTGLGGYWGNKGGVSVRLAAFGHMLCFLNCHLPAHMDKAEQRKDNFQTILSLQQFQGPGAQGILDHDVVFWFGDLNFRIESYDLHFVKFAIDSDQLHQLWEKDQLNMAKNTWPILKGFQEGPLNFPPTFKFDVGTNKYDTSAKKRKPAWTDRILWKVKAPGGGPSPSGRASHRLQVTQHSYRSHMEYTVSDHKPVAAQFLLQFAFRDDAPLVRLEVADEWVRPEQAVVRYRMETVFPRSSWDWIGLYRVGFRHCKDYVAYVWAKHEDVDGSIYQVTFSEESLPKGHGDFILGYYSHNHSILIGVTEPFQILLPTSELTSSTTDSSGASSEDEDDSTLELLAPKSRSPSPGKSKRHRSRSPGLARFSSLALRPSSRERRGASRSPSPQSRRLPRMVPKRSSEGSSQGSSEEGPPTLPGSWAFPPAVPRSLGLLPALRLETVDPGGGAWGPDHEIPAPDSLSPSPQGQQGLEEGGLGP, via the exons ATGGAGGGCCAGAGCGGCAGTGGCAGCAGGAGGCCGGGGACCCGGGATGGCCTGGGTCCCCTGCCCATGCCCCATAGGATTTCTCAAACTGGGGCACCCTCCAAG GTGGACTCAAGTTTTCAGCTCCCGGTGAAGGAAAATGCAGCCCCATTACCCTCGGAACCAAGGTTGGCTCTGGCACCTGTGGGGTCACGAGCAGCTATGTCACCTTCCTCAGAGGGGCCGAGGCTGGCTCTGGCGTCTCCCCGGCCCATCCTGGCTCCACTGTCCTCTCCTGGGAGGCAGAAAACAGCTTCAGCCCTTCGCACCTCCAGCCTGGCTCCTACATCTGTGGGCCAGTTGGTGATGTCGGCCTCAGCTGGGCCAAAGCCTCCCCCAGCGACCTCAGGCTCCATCCTGGCTCCAACATCTCTGGAGCAGCTCGTGATGTCTGCCTCGGCCGGGCCGAGGTCTCCCCCAGCCACCCTGGGGCCCAGTCTGGTTCCGGCTTCCAAGGATCAGAAGAAGCAGGTGCCACCTGCCTCCGTGGGACCCAAGCCAGCACTGGCATCCTCAGgcctgagcctggccctggcttcTGAAGAGCAGCTCCCACCGCCCCCATCCCGCCCCTCCCCAGTGCCCAGTCCGGCATCGTCACCCTCTCAGGAACAAGCCCCCACTCCAGCATCCTTGTCATCAGCCCTGGCCTCTGTGGGATGGACACCTGCCAGACAGAGGGATGCCCCTGTCCCTACACCTCTCCCTGCTTCTGAGGGGCATCTCCAGCCTCCAGCTGAGGCATCTGCTCCTAAGGGCTCTCCGTCCTCAACCCAAGCCCCCCCGGACCCCCGGCTCTCCCCCTCCTTCCGAGCCCGACCTGAGGCTCCCCGTAGCAGCCCTGAGGATCCCGTCCTGTCCCGGCCACCCCAGTCCCTGCCCCTGGATGTGGGCCAAAGCCCTCCAGAGCCTGGCACCCATTCCCCCGGACTGTTGTCTCCCACCTTCAGGCCAGGGGCTCCCTCGGCCCAGACGGTGCCATCTCTGCCCAAGCCGCCCCGGTCTCCCAGCCGCTCCCCGAGCCGCTCCCCTAGCCGTTCCCCCTGTGCCCCCCTATCCCCTGAGATGGCCCTCCCCAGGCCTGGCAGCCAGAGCGTGGGTCCTGGTGGGCGCCTGAGCCCCAGCCTTCAGCCCCGAAAAGTCCCAGTTCCAGTCACCACCTCCCCTTCTACGTCCACTTCGCCATCCTCTTCTTGGTCGGCTCAGCCTACCTGCAAGAGCGACCCCGGATTCCG GATCACTGTGGTCACCTGGAACGTGGGCACCGCCATGCCCCCTGACGATGTCACGTCTCTCCTCCACCTGGGCGGCGGAGATGACAGCGACGGCGCCGACATGATCGCCATAGG GCTGCAGGAAGTAAACTCCATGATCAACAAGCGGCTCAAGGACGCGCTCTTCACCGACCAGTGGAGCGAGCTCTTCATGGACGCACTGGGGCGCTTCAACTTCGTGCTG GTGAGCACTGTAAGGATGCAGGGCGTCATCCTACTGCTGTTTGCCAAGTACTTCCATCTGCCCTTCCTGCGGGACGTGCAGACCGACTGCACTCGCACCGGGCTAGGCGGCTACTGG GGCAACAAGGGCGGAGTGAGCGTGCGCCTGGCAGCCTTTGGGCACATGCTCTGCTTCCTGAACTGCCACCTGCCGGCGCACATGGACAAGGCAGAGCAACGCAAGGACAACTTCCAGACCATCCTCAGCCTCCAGCAGTTCCAGGGGCCCGGCGCGCAGGGCATCCTGGACCACGA CGTCGTCTTCTGGTTCGGGGACCTGAACTTCCGCATCGAGAGCTATGACCTGCATTTTGTCAAGTTCGCCATCGACAGCGACCAGCTTCACCAGCTCTGGGAGAAGGACCAG CTCAATATGGCTAAGAACACCTGGCCCATCCTAAAGGGATTCCAGGAGGGGCCCCTCAACTTTCCTCCCACCTTCAAGTTTGATGTGGGTACCAACAAATATGATACCAG CGCCAAGAAGCGGAAGCCAGCCTGGACAGACCGTATCCTGTGGAAGGTCAAGGCTCCAGGTGGGGGTCCCAGCCCCTCAGGACGTGCAAGCCACAGGCTCCAGGTGACCCAGCACAGTTACCGCAGTCATATGGAGTACACAGTCAGTGACCACAAGCCCGTGGCTGCCCAGTTCCTCCTGCAG TTTGCCTTCAGGGACGATGCCCCCCTGGTGCGGCTGGAGGTGGCCGACGAGTGGGTGCGGCCGGAGCAGGCTGTGGTGAGGTACCGCATGGAAACGGTGTTCCCCCGCAGCTCCTGGGACTGGATCGGCTTGTACCGG GTGGGTTTCCGCCACTGCAAGGACTATGTGGCTTATGTCTGGGCCAAACACGAGGATGTGGATGGGAGCATCTACCAG GTGACATTCAGCGAGGAGTCGCTGCCCAAGGGCCATGGAGATTTCATCCTGGGCTATTACAGCCACAATCACAGCATCCTCATCGGGGTCACTGAGCCCTTCCAG ATCTTGCTGCCTACCTCAGAGCTGACCAGCAGCACCACAGACAGCTCAGGCGCCAGCTCGGAGGACGAGGACGACAGCACCCTGGAACTGCTCGCCCCCAAGTCCCGCAGCCCCAGTCCTGGCAAGTCCAAGCGGCACCGTAGCCGCAGCCCGGGCCTGGCCCGTTTCTCCAGCCTCGCCCTGCGGCCCTCGTCCCGCGAACGCCGAGGTGCCAGCCGCAGCCCCTCACCCCAGAGCCGCCGCCTGCCTCGGATGGTCCCCAAAAGGAGCAGCGAAGGCAGCAGCCAGGGCAGTAGTGAGGAGGGGCCCCCCACGCTGCCTGGCTCCTGGGCCTTCCCGCCGGCAGTGCCTCGTAGCCTGGGCCTGCTCCCTGCCTTGCGCCTGGAGACCGTAGACCCAGGTGGTGGTGCCTGGGGCCCTGATCATGAGATCCCGGCTCCCGACAGCCTCTCTCCCAGTCCCCAGGGCCAGCAGGGGCTGGAAGAGGGGGGCCTGGGGCCCTGA